The genomic region ACAGATCCCAATAGGACTTTCGCAATTATAAATAATCTTGAGAAATACACGGGAGGAGATTTCGGAAATTACTTAACAAAAGGCGTGAATTATTATATTACCGTAATTGCTGTATATTCAGATAAAATTTTAACTGGTAATGTACTTCAGTTCCAGTATAACGGCACAGAGAACCCTGAATTGTATGTAGCGCCTGTTGTTACTGCTTCTGAAGAAAACGGAAAACTCGTTTTAAGATGGAATCAGATCGATTCTCCTAATTTTGTAGGTTACAGGGTTGTAGCATCAAAAAGCGACTCTTCATTAAACTATCCAGATAACGGATATTTATATGCTATAAGTGACAGAACCAAGAACTACGCGGTTATAGATAATAAAACAGCTTATACTAATGGTGATTTCGGTAAGTATTTTGTAAAGGGTGAAAATACTATTTTAGCGTTATTGCTGTTTACAGTGACAAAGTTGTTAAAGGTAATGTAATCCAGTACCAGTACAACGGGCCGGATCATCCTGAATTGTTCCCTGCTCCGGTTGTAACTGCCGCATATGAAGATGGCAATCTGGTATTAAGATGGGATAAAATCAATTCAACTGAATTAGTTGAGTACCGTGTGGTAATTTCTGAAAAAAACAATACACCTGCATATCCTGCAGATGGTTTCTATAACGCGCCTTATTCAGCAGATACCACCTCGGTAACCATAGATCCTACAAATGTTTATACTAATGGAGATTTTACAGCTTTGACATATGGCAACGAATATTACTTCAGTGTAACTGCTGTCTATAAAAATAATAAATATGTTGCTGGAAATGTCGTAAAAATTATTTATCTAATCTCTGATAATGAGTAATACCTGAAGTTTTATAAATTAAATTATATAGATTAGTGTTGTGCATTAAAAAGTAAATAATTGTATTACCAAATTGATGGTAAAACAAAAGCATAAGTTGACGTAATGTGGTAGTTTTGAATTGACGAGAAACAAAACTATTTCCACGGGGGTCAAACTTATGCCTGAGATAATAATAGAACAAAGCCAAGAAGTTATCAATTATATAAATATGCTAAAATTACCTTATTCTGAGGCTTTGCGAAACCATATGGTTCATATGGTCTCAGGCATTATTACCACCGAGGGAAACAAGAATGTTTCTGCGATCTATTCAAAGCATACCTGTAACCGGGACAGGAGCTGTGGCTCAAGGTTTCTCGGAGAGTACAAGTGGAGCAATGAGTATGTTGACCACAAGAGAATCAAGCATTCTCTTAATATGGTCCGAAACAATGTAGCGGAGGGGGACGTTGGGTTTCTCATCATAGACGACTCTTTGAGTAAAAAAGATAAGTCTACAAAAAATATTGAGGGGCTCGACTATCACCACTCCCATAGTGACGGAGAAACCATGTGGTCCCATTGCGTAGTTACTTCTCACTATAAAATCTCCGAATACTCTCTGCCGCTTGATTACAAGCTCTACCTAAGAAAGCAGTCCTTTGGCAATAAAGCAAAGAAGAACTTTAAGAATAAACAAGAGCTTGCAATGCAGCTTATTGATGAATTTACACCGGTTACAGAAACAACGTACCTATTAGTGGATGCTTGGTACACATCGGGAAAACTGATGCTCCATGCTCTAAAGAGAGGTTATCACACCATTGGAAGAATAAAATCCAATAGAGTGATATATCCCGGAGGAATTAAAACAAGTGTCAAAGAATTCTCGACCTTTATCAGTAAGGACGAAACCAGCTTAGTTACAGCAGGTGACGATACTTACTACGTTTACAGGCATGAGGGTAAAATCAATGACCTTGAAAATGCAGTTATTCTGTTTTGTTGGAGCAAATCCGATTTATCCGATAAACTAGCATTTATACTAAGTACGGATGTTAGCCTTACCACCTCCGAAATCCTTTTATATTACCAGAATCGCTGGAATATTGAAGTGAGTTACCGGTATCAAAAAAACTCACTTGGGTTTGATGAATACCAGTTAGAATCCCTAACCTCAATAAAGCGCTTCTGGAGCATGGTCTTTATCACCTACACTTTTCTGGAGCTTTTCAGGGTATCAAATAAGAAATCCTTAAAGCTTCAGAATTTGGGAGATACTATAGGGTATTTCCGCAAACAATACTTGGTTTCTATTGCCAAGTTTGCATACACTTGTGCAGTTAATGGGGTATCTGTCGATGCTGTTATTACCAAATTAGGGATAGCAGCATAAACATTTACAATTTACTGCACAACACTAATTATATAGAATTAAAAAAAAATTCAGTATAAATTATAAACCAGGCATTAAGAAGTCTTTCACTTCTATGAGCTGAAGCTGAATTGATGCGAATTATAATAAAAACTTTTTAAGTGGAGGATTGCAAGACCCCCACTGAATACCCTAGCGAAGCGAGTTTGCTAGTTCAAGCAACAATGGGACAGAATTTAAATCTGTCCCATCTTTTTTGTATAGATTTTATATTTTTTATAGGGATTTATTTTTCATAATATAAATACTTCCTCTGAAATTTCATGATATAATTTCTGAATTTTCATAATAAATGAAAACAATCTTCAAATATTTTCACAATTTTTGTTTATGTTTTCGCAATTAAAAAAGTAATCATTGCCAATAAAACAGGGAAATAATGCATATTTGAAGGATATTCTAAAAAAAAAATTAAGAAAAAAATTTTCTTAATTTTTAAAAAAATTATGAAAAAAATTTATAAAAAACAAT from Clostridiaceae bacterium harbors:
- a CDS encoding IS701 family transposase, coding for MPEIIIEQSQEVINYINMLKLPYSEALRNHMVHMVSGIITTEGNKNVSAIYSKHTCNRDRSCGSRFLGEYKWSNEYVDHKRIKHSLNMVRNNVAEGDVGFLIIDDSLSKKDKSTKNIEGLDYHHSHSDGETMWSHCVVTSHYKISEYSLPLDYKLYLRKQSFGNKAKKNFKNKQELAMQLIDEFTPVTETTYLLVDAWYTSGKLMLHALKRGYHTIGRIKSNRVIYPGGIKTSVKEFSTFISKDETSLVTAGDDTYYVYRHEGKINDLENAVILFCWSKSDLSDKLAFILSTDVSLTTSEILLYYQNRWNIEVSYRYQKNSLGFDEYQLESLTSIKRFWSMVFITYTFLELFRVSNKKSLKLQNLGDTIGYFRKQYLVSIAKFAYTCAVNGVSVDAVITKLGIAA